A stretch of the Solanum dulcamara chromosome 6, daSolDulc1.2, whole genome shotgun sequence genome encodes the following:
- the LOC129891231 gene encoding spermidine hydroxycinnamoyl transferase-like → MNVSLKNHWVVKPAEPTWSGTVSLSEFDQTFAVTHVPTIYYYKFFQDFVTDEIIKTLKTSLSKALVHFYPLAGRLRWISGSRLELDCNASGVVLTEAETDAKLDNLSDFLLSPNYNSLFPRVDYTIPIDELPLLFVQLTKFQYGGIALSFAISHAVVDGQSALYFFSEWARLARGEPLMFAPFHDRKILRAGEPGIASPIFEHLQFNTPPLLIGKSSTENEKKKETKGSMLKLTKTQVEMLREKANQERNLEDSKERSYTRYEVVTAHIWRCACKARGHKFEQPTNLCICVNIRKKMNPPLPNTYFGNAIVDVIATGASGDIISSPLECAAKRVREAIKMVTSDYANSTINFLKKQEDLSKYQDIHAFRNKEGPFYGNPNLGVISWISLPVLGLDFGWGKEIHMSPGIHEYDGDCVILPENEGDGSLTVAIVLQDAHVDAFKNFFYQDIEC, encoded by the coding sequence ATGAATGTTAGCTTGAAAAACCATTGGGTAGTGAAGCCAGCAGAGCCAACATGGAGTGGCACTGTGTCCTTATCAGAATTTGATCAAACATTTGCTGTTACTCACGTACCAACCATCTATTACTACAAATTTTTCCAGGATTTTGTTACTGATGAAATCATCAAGACCCTCAAGACCTCACTGAGCAAAGCACTAGTACACTTCTATCCATTGGCTGGCCGTTTGCGATGGATTAGTGGGTCCCGGCTTGAGCTAGACTGTAATGCCTCAGGAGTTGTTCTAACGGAAGCTGAAACTGATGCCAAGCTAGATAATCTCAGCGATTTCTTGCTATCACCCAATTATAATAGCTTATTCCCCCGTGTAGATTACACTATCCCAATTGATGAACTCCCTTTGTTGTTTGTGCAGCTTACTAAGTTCCAGTATGGTGGCATTGCACTCAGTTTTGCAATCTCACATGCTGTTGTTGATGGACAAAGTGCTCTTTATTTCTTCTCTGAATGGGCTAGGCTTGCTCGTGGAGAGCCATTGATGTTTGCTCCTTTTCATGATCGAAAAATTCTCCGAGCTGGGGAACCTGGAATTGCATCTCCTATTTTTGAGCATTTACAGTTTAATACTCCACCACTTTTAATTGGCAAGTCCAGTACTGAAAacgagaagaaaaaagaaacgaAAGGGTCTATGCTTAAACTTACTAAAACTCAAGTAGAAATGTTAAGAGAAAAAGCAAACCAAGAAAGAAATTTAGAGGATAGTAAAGAGCGTAGTTACACACGTTATGAAGTTGTGACTGCACATATATGGAGATGTGCATGTAAGGCAAGAGGTCATAAATTTGAGCAGCCTACTAATTTATGCATTTGTGTTAACATACGGAAAAAAATGAATCCACCTTTGCCTAATACCTACTTTGGCAATGCCATAGTTGATGTCATTGCAACTGGGGCCTCCGGTGACATCATCTCGAGCCCATTGGAGTGTGCTGCTAAAAGGGTTAGGGAAGCTATTAAAATGGTGACAAGTGATTATGCAAACTCAACaattaatttcttgaaaaaacaAGAGGATTTGTCAAAATATCAAGATATTCATGCATTTAGAAACAAGGAGGGTCCTTTCTATGGGAATCCTAATCTTGGAGTGATAAGTTGGATAAGTTTGCCAGTATTGGGGTTGGATTTTGGATGGGGCAAAGAGATCCATATGAGTCCAGGAATTCATGAGTATGATGGTGATTGTGTGATACTCCCAGAGAATGAAGGGGATGGATCTTTGACTGTTGCAATTGTTCTTCAAGATGCTCATGTCGATGCTTTCAAGAATTTTTTCTATCAAGATATTGaatgttga